A single region of the Sciurus carolinensis chromosome 16, mSciCar1.2, whole genome shotgun sequence genome encodes:
- the Zc3h4 gene encoding zinc finger CCCH domain-containing protein 4 isoform X4: MLRGREDGELEEGELEDDGAEETQDTPGGPERSRKEKGEKHHSDSDEEKSHRRLKRKRKKEREKEKRRSKKRRKSKHKRHASSSDDFSDFSDDSDFSPSEKGHRKYREYSPPYAPSHQQYPPSHNTPLPKKAYSKMDSKGYGMYEDYENEQYGEYEGDEEEDMGKEDYDDFTKELNQYRRAKEGSSRGRGSRGRGRGYRGRGSRGGSRGRGMGRGSRGRGRGSVGDHAEDEEDFYEEEMEYGESEEPMGDDDYDEYSKELNQYRRSKDSRGRGLSRGRGRGSRGRGKGMGRGRGRGGSRGGMNKGGMNDDEDFYDDDMGDGGGGSYRRGDHDKPHQQSDKKGKVICKYFVEGRCTWGDHCNFSHDIELPKKRELCKFYITGFCARAENCPYMHGDFPCKLYHTTGNCINGDDCMFSHDPLTEETRELLDKMLADDAEAGAEDEKEVEELKKQGINPLPKPPPGVGLLPTPPRPPGPQAPTSPNGRPMQGGPPPPPPPPPPPPGPPQMPMPVHEPLSPQQLQQQQDMYNKKIPSLFEIVVRPTGQLAEKLGVRFPGPGGPPGPMGPGPNMGPPGPMGGPMHPDMHPDMHPDMHPDMHPDMHPDMPMGPGMNPGPPMGPGGPPMIPYGPGDSPHSGMMPPIPPAQNFYENFYQQQEGMEMEPGLLGDTEDYGHYEELPGQPGEPLFPEHPLEPDSFSEGGPPGRPKPGAGVPDFLPSAQRALYLRIQQKQQEEEERARRLAESSKQDRENEEGDTGNWYSSDEDEGGSSVTSILKTLRQQTSSRPQASVGELSSSGLGDPRLQKGHASGGRLSDPRLSRDPRLSRHAEASGGSGPGDSGPSDPRLARSLPTSKPEGSLHSSPAGPSSSKGSGPTPTEEEDGERALREKAVNIPLDPLPGHPLRDPRSQLQQFSHIKKDVTLSKPSFARTVLWNPEDLIPLPIPKQDVVPPVPAALQSMPALDPRLHRSTPAGPPSARQRSGTSTDPSTSGSNLPDFELLSRILKTVNATGPSAAASPSDKPSDPRVRKAPSDPRLQKTADSAASSRTAKPSPTEAPSPAVSPSGESSPPATAPYDPRVLAAGGLGQGSGSGQSSVLSGISLYDPRTPNAGGKATEPATDAGAQPKGPEGNGKSAASKTKEPPFVRKSALEQPETGKTSADGGAAAATDRYNSYNRPRPKAATAPATATATPPPEGTPPQPGVHNLPVPTLFGTVKPAPKTGSGSPFAGNSPAREGEQDAGSLKDVFKGFDPTASPFCQ, translated from the exons GGAAGATGGTGAGTTGGAGGAAGGTGAACTGGAAGATGATGGGGCTGAGGAGACCCAAGACACCCCCGGAGGGCCTGAGAGGAGCcggaaggaaaagggggaaaagcACCATAGTGACTCGGACGAGGAGAAGTCTCACAGGAGACTGAAGCGGAAGCGGAAGAAAGAGCGGGAGAAGGAGAAGCGGAGGtcgaaaaagaggaggaaatccAAGCACAAA CGCCATGCTTCTTCCAGCGATGATTTCTCTGACTTCTCAGACGACTCAGATTTCAGCCCCAGTGAGAAGGGGCACCGCAAGTACCGGGAGTACAGCCCCCCGTATGCACCT tcccaccagcaataccCCCCATCGCACAACACGCCCCTGCCCAAAAAAGCCTACTCCAAGATGGACAGCAAGGGCTACGGCATGTACGAAGACTATGAGAATGAGCAGTACGGGGAGTATGAAGGGGACGAGGAGGAGGACATGGGCAAGGAGGACTACGACGACTTCACCAAAGAGCTGAACCAGTACCGGCGTGCCAAGGAGGGCAGCAGCCGGGGTCGAG GTAGCCGAGGCCGGGGCAGGGGCTACAGGGGCCGAGGAAGCCGTGGAGGATCCCGAGGCCGAGGCATGGGCAGGGGCAGCCGAGGCCGGGGCAGAGGCTCTGTGGGAGACCACGCGGAGGACGAAGAGGACTTCTACGAGGAGGAGATGGAA TATGGGGAAAGTGAGGAGCCGATGGGCGATGACGACTACGACGAGTACTCCAAGGAGCTGAACCAGTACCGCAGGTCCAAGGACAGCCGAGGCCGAG GGTTGAGTCGAGGCCGGGGCCGGGGTTCCCGAGGCAGAGGGAAAGGCATGGGCCGGGGCCGTGGTCGAGGTGGAAGCCGTGGAGGGATGAACAAGGGCGGAATGAACGATGATGAGGACTTCTATGATGACGACATGGGC GATGGTGGTGGGGGAAGCTACCGCAGGGGTGACCATGACAAACCTCACCAGCAGTCTGACAAGAAAGGCAAAGTCATCTGCAAATACTTCGTGGAAGGGCGGTGCACATGG GGAGACCACTGTAATTTCAGCCACGACATTGAACTGCCAAAGAAGCGAGAGCTGTGCAAGTTCTACATCACTGGATTCTGTGCCAGAGCGGAAAACTGCCCCTACATGCACG GTGATTTTCCATGTAAGTTATACCACACCACTGGGAACTGCATCAATGGTGACGACTGCATGTTCTCCCATGACCCTCTGACTGAAGAGACGAGAGAGCTCCTGGATAAG ATGTTGGCTGATGATGCGGAAGCCGGTGCCGAGGACGAGAAGGAAGTTGAGGAGCTGAAGAAGCAGGGCATCAACCCGTTGCCCAAACCGCCCCCCGGCGTGGGCCTCCTGCCCACCCCGCCTCGGCCCCCCGGCCCCCAGGCCCCTACCTCTCCCAATGGCAGGCCCATGCAGGGtggacccccacccccaccccctccccctccccctccccctgggCCCCCTCAGATGCCCATGCCAGTGCACGAGCCACTGTCCccgcagcagctgcagcagcagcaggacaTGTACAACAAGAAGATCCCTTCCTTGTTTGAGATTGTGGTGCGGCCCACAGGACAGCTGGCTGAGAAGCTGGGTGTGAG GTTCCCTGGACCTGGTGGACCCCCAGGGCCAATGGGTCCTGGTCCCAACATGGGGCCCCCAGGACCAATGGGGGGCCCTATGCACCCTGACATGCATCCAGACATGCACCCGGACATGCACCCCGACATGCACCCGGACATGCACCCGGATATGCCGATGGGCCCTGGCATGAACCCTGGCCCACCCATGGGTCCTGGAGGCCCCCCGATGATACCATATGGTCCTGGAGACTCCCCTCATTCTGGAATGATGCCCCCCATCCCGCCAGCCCAGAACTTCTATGAAAACTTCTACCAGCAGCAAGAGGGCATGGAGATGGAGCCAGGTCTGCTCGGGGACACAG AGGACTACGGGCACTACGAAGAGCTGCCGGGGCAGCCTGGGGAGCCCCTCTTCCCCGAGCACCCTCTGGAGCCTGACAGCTTCTCTGAGGGAGGGCCCCCAGGTCGGCCGAAGCCGGGCGCCGGTGTCCCCGACTTCCTGCCCTCGGCCCAGAGGGCCCTGTACCTGAGGATccagcagaagcagcaggaggaggaggagagagcaagGAGGCTGGCTGAGAGCAGCAAGCAGGACCGGGAGAATGAGGAAG GTGACACCGGAAACTGGTACTCAAGCGACGAGGATGAGGGTGGGAGCAGCGTCACCTCCATTCTCAAGACCCTGAGGCAGCAGACGTCCAGCCGACCCCAGGCTTCCGTCGGGGAGCTGAGCAGCAGTGGGCTGGGGGACCCCCGCCTCCAGAAGGGACACGCCTCAGGAGGCCGGTTGTCTGACCCCCGCCTCAGCCGGGACCCCAGACTCTCCCGTCATGCCGAGGCTTCTGGCGGGTCAGGCCCAGGGGACTCTGGACCCTCTGATCCTCGCCTGGCTCGCTCCCTGCCCACCTCCAAGCCTGAAGGCAGCCTTCATTCCAGCCCAGCTGGCCCCAGCAGCTCCAAGGGGTCCGGGCCAACCCCTACAGAAGAGGAGGACGGGGAGCGGGCCCTGCGGGAGAAGGCTGTGAACATTCCCCTGGATCCCCTCCCTGGGCACCCGCTGCGGGATCCGCGATCGCAGCTGCAGCAGTTCAGCCACATCAAGAAGGACGTGACCCTGAGCAAGCCGAGCTTTGCCCGCACTGTGCTTTGGAACCCCGAGGACCTGATCCCTCTGCCCATCCCCAAGCAGGATGTGGTACCCCCTGTGCCCGCCGCCCTGCAGTCCATGCCTGCCTTGGACCCCAGACTGCACCGCTCCACCCCTGCAGGGCCCCCCAGTGCTCGGCAGCGCTCAGGCACCTCCACAGACCCCAGCACATCTGGCTCTAACCTGCCCGACTTTGAACTCCTTTCTCGCATTCTCAAGACTGTCAATGCTACTGGTCCCTCAGCGGCCGCCAGCCCGAGTGACAAGCCCAGTGACCCCAGGGTGCGGAAGGCCCCCAGTGACCCTCGACTGCAGAAAACTGCGGACTCCGCGGCCTCCTCCCGCACTGCCAAGCCCAGCCCCACAGAAGCACCCTCTCCAGCGGTCAGTCCCAGTGGGGAGTCCTCCCCACCAGCCACGGCTCCTTATGACCCCCGAGTGCTGGCAGCTGGAGGGCTGGGCCAGGGCAGCGGGAGCGGGCAGAGCAGTGTGCTGAGTGGCATCAGCCTCTACGACCCGAGGACTCCCAACGCGGGTGGCAAAGCCACAGAGCCAGCCACTGACGCAGGTGCCCAGCCCAAGGGCCCCGAGGGCAACGGCAAGAGTGCGGCCTCCAAGACCAAGGAGCCCCCATTTGTCCGCAAGTCTGCCCTGGAACAGCCAGAAACGGGAAAAACCAGTGCAGACGGAGGCGCTGCCGCAGCCACGGACAGGTACAACAGTTACAACCGGCCGCGGCCCAAGGCTGCCACCGCCCCCGCCACCGCCACCGCCACCCCACCACCAGAGGGCACCCCACCTCAGCCCGGGGTGCACAACCTCCCTGTGCCCACCCTCTTCGGGACTGTGAAGCCGGCCCCCAAGACAGGCTCGGGAAGCCCATTTGCTGGCAATAGCCCGGCCCGCGAGGGCGAGCAGGACGCAGGGTCCCTGAAAGATGTTTTTAAAGGCTTCGACCCCACTGCCTCTCCCTTTTGCCAGTAG
- the Zc3h4 gene encoding zinc finger CCCH domain-containing protein 4 isoform X1, with protein MEAAPGTPPPPPSESPPPPSPPPPSTPSSPPCSPDARPATPHLLHHRLPLPDDREDGELEEGELEDDGAEETQDTPGGPERSRKEKGEKHHSDSDEEKSHRRLKRKRKKEREKEKRRSKKRRKSKHKRHASSSDDFSDFSDDSDFSPSEKGHRKYREYSPPYAPSHQQYPPSHNTPLPKKAYSKMDSKGYGMYEDYENEQYGEYEGDEEEDMGKEDYDDFTKELNQYRRAKEGSSRGRGSRGRGRGYRGRGSRGGSRGRGMGRGSRGRGRGSVGDHAEDEEDFYEEEMEYGESEEPMGDDDYDEYSKELNQYRRSKDSRGRGLSRGRGRGSRGRGKGMGRGRGRGGSRGGMNKGGMNDDEDFYDDDMGDGGGGSYRRGDHDKPHQQSDKKGKVICKYFVEGRCTWGDHCNFSHDIELPKKRELCKFYITGFCARAENCPYMHGDFPCKLYHTTGNCINGDDCMFSHDPLTEETRELLDKMLADDAEAGAEDEKEVEELKKQGINPLPKPPPGVGLLPTPPRPPGPQAPTSPNGRPMQGGPPPPPPPPPPPPGPPQMPMPVHEPLSPQQLQQQQDMYNKKIPSLFEIVVRPTGQLAEKLGVRFPGPGGPPGPMGPGPNMGPPGPMGGPMHPDMHPDMHPDMHPDMHPDMHPDMPMGPGMNPGPPMGPGGPPMIPYGPGDSPHSGMMPPIPPAQNFYENFYQQQEGMEMEPGLLGDTEDYGHYEELPGQPGEPLFPEHPLEPDSFSEGGPPGRPKPGAGVPDFLPSAQRALYLRIQQKQQEEEERARRLAESSKQDRENEEGDTGNWYSSDEDEGGSSVTSILKTLRQQTSSRPQASVGELSSSGLGDPRLQKGHASGGRLSDPRLSRDPRLSRHAEASGGSGPGDSGPSDPRLARSLPTSKPEGSLHSSPAGPSSSKGSGPTPTEEEDGERALREKAVNIPLDPLPGHPLRDPRSQLQQFSHIKKDVTLSKPSFARTVLWNPEDLIPLPIPKQDVVPPVPAALQSMPALDPRLHRSTPAGPPSARQRSGTSTDPSTSGSNLPDFELLSRILKTVNATGPSAAASPSDKPSDPRVRKAPSDPRLQKTADSAASSRTAKPSPTEAPSPAVSPSGESSPPATAPYDPRVLAAGGLGQGSGSGQSSVLSGISLYDPRTPNAGGKATEPATDAGAQPKGPEGNGKSAASKTKEPPFVRKSALEQPETGKTSADGGAAAATDRYNSYNRPRPKAATAPATATATPPPEGTPPQPGVHNLPVPTLFGTVKPAPKTGSGSPFAGNSPAREGEQDAGSLKDVFKGFDPTASPFCQ; from the exons GGAAGATGGTGAGTTGGAGGAAGGTGAACTGGAAGATGATGGGGCTGAGGAGACCCAAGACACCCCCGGAGGGCCTGAGAGGAGCcggaaggaaaagggggaaaagcACCATAGTGACTCGGACGAGGAGAAGTCTCACAGGAGACTGAAGCGGAAGCGGAAGAAAGAGCGGGAGAAGGAGAAGCGGAGGtcgaaaaagaggaggaaatccAAGCACAAA CGCCATGCTTCTTCCAGCGATGATTTCTCTGACTTCTCAGACGACTCAGATTTCAGCCCCAGTGAGAAGGGGCACCGCAAGTACCGGGAGTACAGCCCCCCGTATGCACCT tcccaccagcaataccCCCCATCGCACAACACGCCCCTGCCCAAAAAAGCCTACTCCAAGATGGACAGCAAGGGCTACGGCATGTACGAAGACTATGAGAATGAGCAGTACGGGGAGTATGAAGGGGACGAGGAGGAGGACATGGGCAAGGAGGACTACGACGACTTCACCAAAGAGCTGAACCAGTACCGGCGTGCCAAGGAGGGCAGCAGCCGGGGTCGAG GTAGCCGAGGCCGGGGCAGGGGCTACAGGGGCCGAGGAAGCCGTGGAGGATCCCGAGGCCGAGGCATGGGCAGGGGCAGCCGAGGCCGGGGCAGAGGCTCTGTGGGAGACCACGCGGAGGACGAAGAGGACTTCTACGAGGAGGAGATGGAA TATGGGGAAAGTGAGGAGCCGATGGGCGATGACGACTACGACGAGTACTCCAAGGAGCTGAACCAGTACCGCAGGTCCAAGGACAGCCGAGGCCGAG GGTTGAGTCGAGGCCGGGGCCGGGGTTCCCGAGGCAGAGGGAAAGGCATGGGCCGGGGCCGTGGTCGAGGTGGAAGCCGTGGAGGGATGAACAAGGGCGGAATGAACGATGATGAGGACTTCTATGATGACGACATGGGC GATGGTGGTGGGGGAAGCTACCGCAGGGGTGACCATGACAAACCTCACCAGCAGTCTGACAAGAAAGGCAAAGTCATCTGCAAATACTTCGTGGAAGGGCGGTGCACATGG GGAGACCACTGTAATTTCAGCCACGACATTGAACTGCCAAAGAAGCGAGAGCTGTGCAAGTTCTACATCACTGGATTCTGTGCCAGAGCGGAAAACTGCCCCTACATGCACG GTGATTTTCCATGTAAGTTATACCACACCACTGGGAACTGCATCAATGGTGACGACTGCATGTTCTCCCATGACCCTCTGACTGAAGAGACGAGAGAGCTCCTGGATAAG ATGTTGGCTGATGATGCGGAAGCCGGTGCCGAGGACGAGAAGGAAGTTGAGGAGCTGAAGAAGCAGGGCATCAACCCGTTGCCCAAACCGCCCCCCGGCGTGGGCCTCCTGCCCACCCCGCCTCGGCCCCCCGGCCCCCAGGCCCCTACCTCTCCCAATGGCAGGCCCATGCAGGGtggacccccacccccaccccctccccctccccctccccctgggCCCCCTCAGATGCCCATGCCAGTGCACGAGCCACTGTCCccgcagcagctgcagcagcagcaggacaTGTACAACAAGAAGATCCCTTCCTTGTTTGAGATTGTGGTGCGGCCCACAGGACAGCTGGCTGAGAAGCTGGGTGTGAG GTTCCCTGGACCTGGTGGACCCCCAGGGCCAATGGGTCCTGGTCCCAACATGGGGCCCCCAGGACCAATGGGGGGCCCTATGCACCCTGACATGCATCCAGACATGCACCCGGACATGCACCCCGACATGCACCCGGACATGCACCCGGATATGCCGATGGGCCCTGGCATGAACCCTGGCCCACCCATGGGTCCTGGAGGCCCCCCGATGATACCATATGGTCCTGGAGACTCCCCTCATTCTGGAATGATGCCCCCCATCCCGCCAGCCCAGAACTTCTATGAAAACTTCTACCAGCAGCAAGAGGGCATGGAGATGGAGCCAGGTCTGCTCGGGGACACAG AGGACTACGGGCACTACGAAGAGCTGCCGGGGCAGCCTGGGGAGCCCCTCTTCCCCGAGCACCCTCTGGAGCCTGACAGCTTCTCTGAGGGAGGGCCCCCAGGTCGGCCGAAGCCGGGCGCCGGTGTCCCCGACTTCCTGCCCTCGGCCCAGAGGGCCCTGTACCTGAGGATccagcagaagcagcaggaggaggaggagagagcaagGAGGCTGGCTGAGAGCAGCAAGCAGGACCGGGAGAATGAGGAAG GTGACACCGGAAACTGGTACTCAAGCGACGAGGATGAGGGTGGGAGCAGCGTCACCTCCATTCTCAAGACCCTGAGGCAGCAGACGTCCAGCCGACCCCAGGCTTCCGTCGGGGAGCTGAGCAGCAGTGGGCTGGGGGACCCCCGCCTCCAGAAGGGACACGCCTCAGGAGGCCGGTTGTCTGACCCCCGCCTCAGCCGGGACCCCAGACTCTCCCGTCATGCCGAGGCTTCTGGCGGGTCAGGCCCAGGGGACTCTGGACCCTCTGATCCTCGCCTGGCTCGCTCCCTGCCCACCTCCAAGCCTGAAGGCAGCCTTCATTCCAGCCCAGCTGGCCCCAGCAGCTCCAAGGGGTCCGGGCCAACCCCTACAGAAGAGGAGGACGGGGAGCGGGCCCTGCGGGAGAAGGCTGTGAACATTCCCCTGGATCCCCTCCCTGGGCACCCGCTGCGGGATCCGCGATCGCAGCTGCAGCAGTTCAGCCACATCAAGAAGGACGTGACCCTGAGCAAGCCGAGCTTTGCCCGCACTGTGCTTTGGAACCCCGAGGACCTGATCCCTCTGCCCATCCCCAAGCAGGATGTGGTACCCCCTGTGCCCGCCGCCCTGCAGTCCATGCCTGCCTTGGACCCCAGACTGCACCGCTCCACCCCTGCAGGGCCCCCCAGTGCTCGGCAGCGCTCAGGCACCTCCACAGACCCCAGCACATCTGGCTCTAACCTGCCCGACTTTGAACTCCTTTCTCGCATTCTCAAGACTGTCAATGCTACTGGTCCCTCAGCGGCCGCCAGCCCGAGTGACAAGCCCAGTGACCCCAGGGTGCGGAAGGCCCCCAGTGACCCTCGACTGCAGAAAACTGCGGACTCCGCGGCCTCCTCCCGCACTGCCAAGCCCAGCCCCACAGAAGCACCCTCTCCAGCGGTCAGTCCCAGTGGGGAGTCCTCCCCACCAGCCACGGCTCCTTATGACCCCCGAGTGCTGGCAGCTGGAGGGCTGGGCCAGGGCAGCGGGAGCGGGCAGAGCAGTGTGCTGAGTGGCATCAGCCTCTACGACCCGAGGACTCCCAACGCGGGTGGCAAAGCCACAGAGCCAGCCACTGACGCAGGTGCCCAGCCCAAGGGCCCCGAGGGCAACGGCAAGAGTGCGGCCTCCAAGACCAAGGAGCCCCCATTTGTCCGCAAGTCTGCCCTGGAACAGCCAGAAACGGGAAAAACCAGTGCAGACGGAGGCGCTGCCGCAGCCACGGACAGGTACAACAGTTACAACCGGCCGCGGCCCAAGGCTGCCACCGCCCCCGCCACCGCCACCGCCACCCCACCACCAGAGGGCACCCCACCTCAGCCCGGGGTGCACAACCTCCCTGTGCCCACCCTCTTCGGGACTGTGAAGCCGGCCCCCAAGACAGGCTCGGGAAGCCCATTTGCTGGCAATAGCCCGGCCCGCGAGGGCGAGCAGGACGCAGGGTCCCTGAAAGATGTTTTTAAAGGCTTCGACCCCACTGCCTCTCCCTTTTGCCAGTAG